The DNA region AAGTATATTTTCAACGTCAACCACGCGGTGCTGACGCTGCTGATGGTGCTCTTTATCTGCTTTAACGCGGCGTGGAACGCGCAAAAACGCAGTAAATACATTGATAAGGCGTTTATCTCGTCGTTAATCGCCATTACCACCGGGACGGCGCTCACGCTGGCGGTGCTGGTGTTCTCCGGCTCGATTGCGTTTACGCCGATGCAGGTTATCCCTATCTCCGGGATGATTGCGGGCAACGCCATGGTGGCCGTGGGGCTGTGCTATAACAACCTCGGGCAGCGCTTCAGCAGCGAACAGCAGCAGCTTCAGGAGAAATTAAGCCTGGGGGCGACCCCGAAAGTGGCTTCCGCGCGGCTGATCCGTGAGAGCATTCGCTCATCGCTGATCCCGACGGTCGATTCCGCCAAAACGGTGGGGCTGGTGAGCCTGCCGGGCATGATGTCGGGGCTGATTTTTGCCGGTATCGACCCGGTAAAAGCGATTAAGTATCAGATCATGGTGACGTTTATGCTGCTTTCTACGGCAAGCCTCTCCACCATCATTGCCTGCTACCTGACCTACAGGAAGTTCTACAACGCGCGCCACCAGCTGGTGGTGACGCAGTTAAAGAAAACGGGTTAAGCCTGTTTTGTCGGCCCGGTAAGCGTCAGCGCCACCGGGCATTTTTTTGTCAGTACAGCAGCGCGTAAAGCTGACGGCGATACTTCGACGCCAGCGCGTCGCCGGTGCCCAGCGCGGCCAGGATCTCCTGGAACATCTTGCGCGCCTGACCGTCTGCGGCAGCCAGGTCTTTTTGCAGATGGCTGAACAGCAGCTCGAGCGCCTCTTCGTTACGCCCCACCTGGTGCAGCTGCAGCGCCAGCTGGCTTGCCAGCGCGGCGTCCGCCGGGTTGTCGGCAACCTGCTGCTGCAGCTGCTGAATTTCCGGGGTGTCCGCCGCCTGCTTCAGCAGCTCAATCTGGGCAACCAGCCCCTGATAGCGGGTGTCCTGATCCTGCAGCGGAACGGTCTTGAGTACGGCTTCCGCGTCCTCTGAACGGTGCAGGGCGATCTGCGTTTCCGCCAGCAGCAGGCCAATCTGGCTGTTCTGATTCGACAGCTGCCACGCCTCTTTCAGCAGCGGCAGCGCCTCGTCGTATTTGCCTTCCTGCATCAGCGCCATGCCTTCCTGCGCCTTCAGCTCCTCTTCGCGCGGCAGCACTTTATCCAGCAGGGCGCGGATAGCCTCTTCCGGCTGCGGCCCCTGGAAGCCGTCAACAGGCTGACCGTTCTGGAACAGATAGACGGTTGGAATGGCGCGCAGACCAAACTGAGACGCCACCATCGGCTCGGCGTCGCAGTCGAGTTTCGCAAGAATGAACTGACCGTTGTACTGGGCGGCAAGGCTTTCCAGCACCGGCGTCAGCTGCAGACAGTGCTGGCTGCGTTCAGACCAGAAGTAGAACAGGACCGGTTTGGTCATCGACTGTTCAAGGGTCTGTTGCAGGTTTGCTTCAGTGATATTGACGATATTCTGTACGGACATGCGGCTTTCTCTTTTGTCGGTTTGTTCTTTACATGGGGATGCGCGTCGCCGCTTCAACTCAGCCGTGTAAAATTTTGTCCATCATCCGGCCCGGCAGCAGGCGTTTTAACCAGCCTACGGCGTGGGTGACCAGCGTCACCGGATAGCGCATTTTGGGATGTTCATTCTCAAAAGCATGGCGCACTTTGGCCACCACCGCCTCGGGCCCGAGGGTAAAGCGTGCGGCGATGCCGGGGTTCTCGACCGGTTTATCCGCCTGCGTCTGGTTCACGTTTTCGGTAAAGCGGGTGCGGATCGGGCCGGGTTCAATCAGGCTGACCTTAATGCCGCTGTGGCGTAGCTCCATGCGCAGGGCGTCGGACCAGGCCTCCAGCGCATATTTGCTGGCGGCGTAGGCGCCGCGGCCCGGGGTGGAAATCAGCCCCATCACCGACGACGTCATCACGATGCGCCCTTCACCGTGCGGCAGCATCGCGGGGAGCAGGCGCATGGTGAGCTGATGGACGCCGAAGAAGTTGGTCGAAAACTGCTTCTCCAGCGTGTCGCGGGAGAGGGTATCCAGCGGGCCATATACGCCGTAGCCGGCATTGTTAAAGAGCCCGTACAGACGATTGTCGGTCAGCGCAATCACTTCATCAGCGGCACGCTCAACGCTTTCCGGCGAGTCCATATCCAGCAGCACGCCGGTAAAGCCCAGCCCGTTCATGCGTTCGACATCGTCGGGTTTGCGGCAGGCCGCCAGCACCCGAAACCCCTGGCGCTTCAGTTCGAGCGCGCTTTCCAGGCCGATTCCGCTGGAACATCCTGTAATTAAGACCGATTTTTGCATAACTTTACCTGTCAGGATCTCCGCTTAATCAGGAGTCATGTTTAACTAAAGGAGCCAGCCGCGTTGCCATCCAGTCGGCAATAAACGGCTGCGCATCGCGGTTGGGGTGGATCCCGTCGTCTTGCATCCACTGGGGTTTGAGATAGACCTCCTCCATGAAAAATGGCAGCAGCGGAATATCAAACTCTTTGGCAAGCTTAGGGTAGATCGCGCTAAAGGCTTCATTATACCGACGACCGTAGTTAGCGGGCAGGCGAATTTGCATCAGCAGCGGCTGGGCGTTTGCCGCCTTGATGTCCTGCAAAATGGTGCGCAGCGTCTGTTCCGTCTGCTGAGGCTGGAAACCGCGCAATCCATCGTTGCCGCCAAGCTCCACCAGCACCCAGCGCGGCTGGTGCTGTTTGAGCAGTGCAGGCAGGCGCGACAGGCCCTGCTGCGAGGTATCGCCGCTGATGCTGCCGTTGACTACCGTCGTTTTGCTCTGCCATTTGTCGTTGAGCAGGGCGGGCCAGGCCGCGCTGGCCGCCATGCGATAGCCCGCGCTCAGGCTATCGCCCAGAACCAGTAACGTGTCCGCTGCCGCCGCGCGGAAAGTCATCAGAATCAAAAACAGGAAGGGCAAATGCCAGCGGAAAACAGTGTTGAAGTTCATCATCTTAAGAAGTCCGTCGGTCAGGGGGAACACGAGCTTTCCATCCTTACCGGAGTTGAACTCGTTGTCAAACGCGCTGAAACCATCGCGCTGATTGGCGAATCCGGTTCCGGTAAGTCCACGCTGCTGGCGATTCTGGCCGGCCTCGACGACGGCAGCAGCGGC from Enterobacter chengduensis includes:
- the tesA gene encoding multifunctional acyl-CoA thioesterase I/protease I/lysophospholipase L1; amino-acid sequence: MNFNTVFRWHLPFLFLILMTFRAAAADTLLVLGDSLSAGYRMAASAAWPALLNDKWQSKTTVVNGSISGDTSQQGLSRLPALLKQHQPRWVLVELGGNDGLRGFQPQQTEQTLRTILQDIKAANAQPLLMQIRLPANYGRRYNEAFSAIYPKLAKEFDIPLLPFFMEEVYLKPQWMQDDGIHPNRDAQPFIADWMATRLAPLVKHDS
- the fetB gene encoding iron efflux ABC transporter permease subunit FetB; translation: MGEHNITNESLAFSMVLVLIAIVVSYREKLGLEKDIVWSICRAVIQLIIVGYVLKYIFNVNHAVLTLLMVLFICFNAAWNAQKRSKYIDKAFISSLIAITTGTALTLAVLVFSGSIAFTPMQVIPISGMIAGNAMVAVGLCYNNLGQRFSSEQQQLQEKLSLGATPKVASARLIRESIRSSLIPTVDSAKTVGLVSLPGMMSGLIFAGIDPVKAIKYQIMVTFMLLSTASLSTIIACYLTYRKFYNARHQLVVTQLKKTG
- a CDS encoding SDR family oxidoreductase — its product is MQKSVLITGCSSGIGLESALELKRQGFRVLAACRKPDDVERMNGLGFTGVLLDMDSPESVERAADEVIALTDNRLYGLFNNAGYGVYGPLDTLSRDTLEKQFSTNFFGVHQLTMRLLPAMLPHGEGRIVMTSSVMGLISTPGRGAYAASKYALEAWSDALRMELRHSGIKVSLIEPGPIRTRFTENVNQTQADKPVENPGIAARFTLGPEAVVAKVRHAFENEHPKMRYPVTLVTHAVGWLKRLLPGRMMDKILHG
- a CDS encoding co-chaperone YbbN, with the translated sequence MSVQNIVNITEANLQQTLEQSMTKPVLFYFWSERSQHCLQLTPVLESLAAQYNGQFILAKLDCDAEPMVASQFGLRAIPTVYLFQNGQPVDGFQGPQPEEAIRALLDKVLPREEELKAQEGMALMQEGKYDEALPLLKEAWQLSNQNSQIGLLLAETQIALHRSEDAEAVLKTVPLQDQDTRYQGLVAQIELLKQAADTPEIQQLQQQVADNPADAALASQLALQLHQVGRNEEALELLFSHLQKDLAAADGQARKMFQEILAALGTGDALASKYRRQLYALLY